In Tubulanus polymorphus chromosome 2, tnTubPoly1.2, whole genome shotgun sequence, a single window of DNA contains:
- the LOC141899232 gene encoding developmentally-regulated GTP-binding protein 1 has product MGILEKISEIESEMARTQRNKATMGHLGLLKARLAKLKRELIEPKGGGGGAGEGFDVAKTGDARIGFVGFPSVGKSTLLSNLAGVYSEVAAYEFTTLTTVPGVIRYKGAKIQLLDLPGIIEGAKDGKGRGKQVIAVARTCNIIFMVLDVLKPLQHKKLLEYELEGFGIRLNKEPPNINFRKKEKGGINLNATCSQSELDSDTVKSILGEYKIHNADITLRDDATAEDLIDVIEGNRIYIPCIYVLNKIDQISIEELDVIYKVPHCVPISAHHKWNFDDLLEKMWEYLQLVRIYTKPKGQLPDYSAPVVLKLGRVTIEDFCHKLHRNLMKEFKHAVVWGSSVKHQPQKVGKEHGLNDEDVVQIVKKH; this is encoded by the exons atgGGAATATTGGAAAAAATATCGGAAATTGAGTCAGAG atggCCCGTACTCAAAGAAATAAAGCCACTATGGGTCATTTAGGATTGCTGAAAGCGAGACTCGCAAAGTTAAAAAGAGAATTGATTGAACCCAAAGGTGGAGGTGGTGGAGCTGGTGAAGGGTTTGACGTAGCTAAAACTGGAGATGCAAGAATAGGGTTTGTTGGTTTTCCTTCAGTCGGAAAGTCGACTTTACTGAGCAACCTGGCTGGCGTATATTCAGAGGTAGCTGCTTATGAATTTACTACTTTAACCACTGTTCCTGGAGTTATTCGTTACAAGGGTGCAAAAATTCAG ttactTGATCTTCCTGGTATTATTGAAGGTGCTAAAGATGGCAAAGGCCGTGGAAAACAAGTTATTGCAG ttgCACGGACTTGTAACATTATATTTATGGTTTTGGATGTCCTGAAGCCATTGCAACACAAAAAACTTCTTGAGTATGAATTAGAAGGCTTCGGAATCCGATTAAACAAAGAGCCgccaaatatcaattttcgtAAAAAGGAAAAAGGTGGCATCAACTTGAATGCTACT TGCTCCCAAAGTGAATTGGACTCGGATACAGTCAAATCGATACTTGGTGAATATAAAATCCACAATGCTGATATAACGCTGCGAGATGATGCAACAGCTGAAGATTTAATCGATGTTATCGAAGGAAATCGTATCTATATTCCCTGTATCTACGTTCTAAACAAGATTGATCAAATTAGTATTGAG GAGCTGGATGTTATTTACAAGGTGCCTCACTGCGTTCCTATATCTGCTCATCACAAGTGGAATTTCGACGAtctattagaaaaaatgtGGGAGTATCTACAACTTGTCAGAAT TTATACTAAACCGAAAGGACAGCTTCCAGATTACTCCGCTCCTGTTGTGTTGAAACTCGGACGTGTGACTATTGAGGACTTTTGTCATAAACTTCACAGAAATCTTATGAAAGAATTCAAGCA TGCTGTAGTATGGGGATCCTCGGTGAAACATCAGCCACAAAAAGTTGGTAAAGAACACGGTCTCAACGATGAAGACGTTGTACAAATTGTTAAAAA GCATTGA
- the LOC141898709 gene encoding ubiquitin-like domain-containing CTD phosphatase 1 — MANDGFIDFIVKWSGKEYKIEGLSESETVYNLKDAIKKQTGVMPERMKLMGLKYKGKPPDDDVSLGLMKLKATTRVMMMGTREDDLVDMEPPKDLPEVVNDFDIEEEEIAIEDREEFLSKIEKRVRDYKIDMINEPRPGKKLLVLDIDYTLFDHRSVGETGNDLMRPFLHEFLTSAYEDYDIVIWSATGMKWIEAKMNELGVSANPNYKLTFMLDSTAMITVHSPKYGVIDVKPLGVIWGKFSCYTCNNTVMFDDMRRNFIMNPKNGLKIRPFKKAHFNRDKDRELIKLAKYLKDISQEEDFMKLNHKHWERYRPPSEKNKNLSRSRTEEP, encoded by the exons ATGGCAAATGATGGCTTTATCGATTTTATTGTCAAATGGAGTGgtaaagaatataaaattgaaggCCTTTCAGAATCGGAAACTGTGTATAACCTGAAAGATGCCATCAAGAAACAAACAGGCGTAATGCCTGAACGAATGAAACTGATGGGTTTGAAGTATAAAG GTAAACCtcctgatgatgatgtttCCCTGGGTTTGATGAAACTAAAAGCAACAACTCGGGTCATGATGATGGGCACAAGAGAAGATGATCTG GTTGATATGGAACCTCCGAAGGATTTACCTGAAGTGGTAAATGACTTCGACATTGAGGAAGAGGAAATAGCCATTGAAGACAG GGAGGAATTCTTATCAAAAATAGAGAAACGTGTTCGAGACTATAAGATAGACATGATTAATGAGCCTAGACCTGGAAAAAAACTGTTGGTGCTCGATATCGACTACACGTTATTTG ATCATCGATCTGTTGGTGAAACTGGTAATGACCTGATGCGACCATTCCTTCATGAATTCCTTACTTCTGCTTATGAAGATTATGATATCGTCATTTGGT CTGCTACTGGTATGAAATGGATTGAAGCGAAGATGAACGAACTGGGAGTGTCAGCGAATCCGAACTATAAACTAACTTTCATGTTAGACAGTACTGCCATGATAACTGTGCATAGTCCTAAATATGGCGTCATTGAT GTCAAACCATTGGGGGTAATTTGGGGTAAATTTTCTTGTTACACGTGCAATAACACTGTGATGTTTGATGATATGCGAAGAAACTTCATTATGAATCCTAAAAATGGATTAAAG ATTCGACCGTTCAAGAAGGCTCATTTCAACCGTGATAAAGATAGagaattaatcaaattagCAAAATACCTAAAAGACATTTCGCAAGAAGAagatttcatgaaattgaaTCATAAGCATTGGGAAAG ATATAGACCTCCTTCAGAAAA AAACAAAAACCTGAGCAGGAGTCGAACCGAAGAGCCATAG
- the LOC141898742 gene encoding rho-related BTB domain-containing protein 1-like — MAEYDQPHMELVKCVVIGDSGVGKTRLVCSRACHSRYSLEQLMQTHIPTVWAIDNYNMDREVLSLSFCDVDGVAVSLRLWDTFGYHDKDRRFACSRADVVLLCFSVVRPMSLRNVWNIWYCEIKRYCPGTPIVLCGCQNDLRHLYKDPKFKAMDKGLFFQEIKESEIITPEQGREVAKDIGAEYYETSVLTQHGVEHLFENITRAALIERRRMRFWNPQLKRINYPLCQPPYLPPPHVVPDIIVKESTYISDCEKLLLDENFADVVFISRGSRIYAHCVMLLAASSVFQQLFCSNQLVQLTRASISKMVSKPGSIYGANGDKEQKGNSDRQKLLEEEQTQSNKSDSIANFSHPAFECVYSFESLDAEGSDCSAKNSKTHKIAVVLNSDITPAVFRYILNYLYTGKAPYISELLLQVKQIAVWLELRDLVNMINDMLDGNAFLNQELEAKFFKERFKRMWNFAIQQGFLSDVVFQLDDGFVPAHKALLVTRCDWMLALFTDNFKESLAEVIPMPGLEQLPFSYLLEYLYLDDCCPDFSEVDPVELIELSNRLCLPRMHSLLESMLVKHLMKAHDDGENIMEDVLALIEPAQCFNAVQLASWCLSYLCNNYQTLHNKYFKFFKMLHTDNQTYLVKNRWPPLWYLKELDYYEKRGRDEERERISQQPISSLKRQRKNSGCLCIGRRQRVNHQTTTTSNSEVED, encoded by the exons ATGGCTGAGTATGACCAACCGCACATGGAATTGGTGAAGTGTGTCGTAATCGGTGATTCGGGAGTTGGTAAGACGCGATTAGTTTGTTCAAGGGCATGTCATTCTCGATACTCCCTTGAACAACTAATGCAGACCCATATTCCAACAGTATGGGCCATAGATAACTACAATATGGACCGTGAG GTACTGTCATTATCTTTCTGTGATGTTGACGGAGTTGCAGTGTCTCTTCGACTTTGGGACACTTTTGGCTACCATGATAAGGACAGGAGATTTGCTTGTTCAAG AGCTGATGTGGTGTTACTATGCTTTTCTGTGGTTCGTCCGATGTCATTGAGAAACGTTTGGAATATCTGGTACTGTGAGATAAAACGTTACTGTCCGGGAACTCCTATTGTGCTTTGTGGATGTCAAAATGATCTTCGGCACTTGTACAAAGACCCGAAGTTTAAAGCCATGGATAAAGGACTTTTCTTTCA GGAAATTAAAGAGTCTGAAATCATCACACCTGAGCAAGGGAGAGAAGTAGCAAAAGATATTGGAGCTGAATATTATGAGACAAGTGTACTAACACAGCACGGTGTTGAACACCTTTTTGAGAATATCACAAGAGCAGCGTTGATTGAAAGACGGCGCATGCGATTCTGGAATCCTCAGTTAAAGCGTATTAACTATCCGTTATGTCAGCCACCATACTTGCCACCACCGCATGTTGTTCCAGATATAATCGTCAAAGAATCTACATACATATCAGACTGTGAAAAGTTACTTTTAGATGAAAACTTTGCTGATGTTGTGTTCATATCTCGTGGAAGTAGAATCTATGCTCATTGCGTAATGTTGCTTGCCGCTTCTTCTGTTTTTCAACAACTTTTCTGCAGCAATCAATTAGTACAGCTTACCCGTGCctccatttctaaaatggtgTCAAAGCCTGGAAGCATTTATGGTGCAAATGGTGACAAAGAACAAAAAGGAAACTCTGACCGTCAAAAGTTACTCGAAGAAGAACAAACgcagtcaaataaaagtgattCAATTGCTAATTTCTCACATCCCGCATTTGAAtgtgtttattcatttgaatCATTGGACGCTGAAGGTAGCGATTGCTCAGCTAAGAATAGTAAAACTCACAAAATTGCAGTAGTTTTAAATTCTGATATCACTCCAGCTGTTTTCCGTTACATATTGAATTACTTATATACCGGGAAAGCCCCATATATTAGTGAACTACTTCTCCAAGTCAAACAAATTGCTGTTTGGTTAGAACTTAGAGatttagtgaatatgataaatgaTATGTTGGATGGTAACGCATTTCTGAATCAAGAATTGGAAGCTAAATTCTTTAAGGAGAGGTTTAAACGTATGTGGAACTTTGCAATTCAGCAAGGATTTCTGTCAG ATGTGGTTTTTCAGCTGGATGATGGATTTGTACCAGCGCACAAGGCCCTGCTTGTCACTCGTTGTGATTGGATGTTAGCTTTGTTCACTGATAACTTTAAAGAGAGTTTAGCTGAGGTG atACCGATGCCAGGATTGGAACAGTTGCCATTCTCATATCTACTAGAATACCTGTATCTCGATGACTGTTGTCCAGATTTCTCTGAAGTTGACCCTGTTGAATTGATTGAGCTATCGAATCGCTTGTGTTTGCCTCGCATGCATTCTTTATTAGAGAGCATGCTTGTGAAACACCTGATGAAAGCTCATGATGATGGAGAGAATATTATGGAAGATGTCCTTGCATTGATTGAACCTGCACAG TGCTTTAATGCCGTCCAGCTGGCATCTTGGTGTCTGTCATATCTGTGTAACAACTATCAGACTTTGCAcaacaaatatttcaaattcttcaaaatGCTACACACAGATAATCAAACATATCTGGTGAAGAATCGATGGCCACCACTTTG GTATCTGAAAGAATTGGACTATTATGAGAAACGTGGTCGTGATGAAGAACGCGAACGAATCAGTCAGCAACCAATATCATCGCTTAAACGCCAGCGAAAGAATAGCGGTTGTTTATGCATTGGTCGTCGACAGAGAGTAAATCACCAAACTACTACCACTAGTAACTCAGAAGTCGAAGATTGA
- the LOC141899066 gene encoding transcriptional adapter 2-alpha-like: protein MPPSNKNSMCPGCGIILKEPYIKCAECVKSLSICLRCFARGIEVRKHKSYHKFEVIKNDFSLFEEKWTAGEELHLLDAISECGIGNWQDVASQLQTKTKEECERHYNMYYIHNAKPPLPEMPDPIISYPPPAIVFKLSEDPPRPPDGSMMQMDMSGYMAARGDFMVEPCNYAESELKDIEFTDEDSDDCETQLKLAVVENYWQVLKERQWKKKIIRDFGLINIKKVMAQYKRFDPTIKTYLDRLLPLLRLLSPVDADMYLETLHYEVQLKNEIRKLQEYRENGITRIRLIHLYESLKQRRKEESEKPKFTTEVMNHVERDGACQQWLQKSLASEDGQVPIPPMTRRSAAPLDVIGLPGYDKLSTKEREICSKFRLIPKSYLDFKELLINECRKHGYLRLAQARQLIKIDVNKTRKLFDFLVEEGEINKEPT, encoded by the exons ATGCCTCCAAGCAATAAAAACTCTATGTGCCCTGGATGTGGCATCATTTTGAAAGAGCCATATATCAAATGTGCAGAATGTGTGAAGTCTTTGAGTATTTGTCTCCGATGTTTTGCCAGAGGAATTGAAGTTCGTAAACATAAAAGTTACCACAAATTTGAAGTTATA aaaaatgacTTCTCACTGTTCGAAGAAAAATGGACCGCCGGTGAGGAACTACATTTATTGGATGCTATATCAGAATGTGGTATTGGAAACTG GCAAGATGTTGCAAGTCAGCTACAAACAAAAACCAAAGAGGAATGTGAACGCCACTacaatatgtattatatacataatgCTAAACCGCCTTTACCAG AAATGCCAGATCCCATCATTAGTTATCCACCACCTGCGATTGTTTTCAAAT TATCTGAGGATCCACCACGACCACCGGATGGTTCTATGATGCAGATGGATATGTCTGGTTATATGGCAGCTCGAGGTGATTTTATGGTTGAACCATGCAATTATGCCGAATCAGAATTAAAAGATATTGAATTCACTGACGAAGATAGCGATGACTGTGAAACTCAACTTAAATTAGCCGTTGTGGAAAACTACTGGCAAGTGTTGAAAGAGAGACAATGGAAGAAAAA AATCATAAGAGATTTTGGGCTTATCAATATCAAAAAAGTTATGG CCCAGTATAAACGCTTCGATCCAACCATCAAGACATATCTGGACAGACTTTTGCCTCTCTTGAGACTTTTGTCTCCTGTTGATGCAGATATGTATTTAGAAACACTCCATT ATGAAGTTCAGTTAAAGAACGAGATCAGAAAATTGCAAGAGTACAGAGAAAATGGCATAACACGAATAAGACTCATACACCTGTACGAGTCATTAAAACAACGTCGCAAAGAAGAAAGtgaaaaaccaaaatttaCTACTGAAGTAATGAATCATGTAGAG AGAGATGGAGCTTGTCAACAATGGTTACAGAAATCTTTAGCTTCTGAAGATGGTCAAGTCCCTATACCACCTATGA CTCGTCGAAGTGCAGCTCCTTTAGATGTGATAGGATTACCTGGTTATGATAAACTGTCAACCAAAGAAAGAGAG ATTTGTTCCAAATTCCGCTTGATTCCGAAATCATATCTGGATTTTAAAGAACTATTGATAAACGAATGTCGTAAACACGGATATCTCAGATTAGCTCAGGCTCGACAACTAATAAAAATCGATGTCAATAAAACTCGCAAACTGTTCGATTTCCTTGTAGAAGAGGGAGAAATCAATAAAGAACCGacataa